CATGTAGAAAACTAATCAGTTCAAAAGCAATGCGACAATTATATTGCATAATTGAATAATGTACTTAATTCAACGACAGGTGAACAATATTCTATCAAGCGGTTTCTATCAAGTGGTTGTCAACGTAATACGTTCCTTAAACTAAGCAATTACCCCAATATACGTACCTCCTCTTCTAATTCAATTGTTACAGTCGAATAATGTCCTGAAGGCCACTCCTTGTATCGCCAAGTTTGTACAATTTTCTTGTTCGGCACAATTTCCTTAAACTTGCCACTAATATTGCCTCCAAAGTAAACGAAGCTAAAATATTTGCACATGCATTAAAATCACTCTTAATTGAAACTCTTCAATATGGTAGTTTTACTTACTCTCCTCCCTCGAATAGCTCGTGCTTAACGTGGCCACGGGTGAATGCCGTGACCATATCCTCTCTCGTAAGTGCGTCGAATAATTCGATCGTCCTGCACTGGAACTTCTCCGTCATTCTCAGTTCCTTCAAGTCAAGCTTACAGCCAGCGACTTTTTTCGAGGTATCCTTCGGACTCGTTACGGTTTCGAAGTCAATCTTTTTCTTGTTAAACCCGCTTGCGAACACGGTTTCCTTGTCATTCTTTCGTGGTTCCGTCTCTGCACCATTCACTTCGTCCTTCTTCGGCAGGATTAACCCCTTAGCAAAGTCCGCCTTGAGCTCACGAATGTAGGTGTCCAACTGCTTTCTTAGCTTCTCCCGCCCGACGTTATACATGAACAGTTTCATTTTTTCCGAGGCCGGATTCGAACTATCCAATGATACCGTTAGTTCCACCTCGTCCACATCGTTTTCCTCGGAGAGATTGGGAATGGTCACTTTGCCCGTCACCTCCTCATCGTTAAATTGACCCTTCCATAGCAGCACTATGTTCCActcgtaaaaaaatattagctTCCCTTTCCGGTTATTGGCCGTTGCCTCACCATCCAGCTTGTCGATCTTTGTTATAGTGCATTCCAATCCAGATCCAGAAATCACAAATCCATCAAGCAGGGTCTTCAACTTATCCTTCGACCATGGTGTAGCGTTTTTCTCTGTCCAGTGCCAATTGTTGACATTTGTCGCATCCGGTCGCTCCTCCACAATCCAGCGTGGATCGCCTTCACCCCATTTAGCCATTTTTGCTCAACTTATGAAGAGGTTACTCGAGACGCAGACCACCACAGCGAGCAATCTCAGCGTGGATCCGTCGATGCTATTTTCTTAACAAGAGCTTGATGCTATGTGATTATTCAACGCCGCGTTTGTTCACCTCGCCTATACAGCGCACGGTATGTGTTCTTGAGGCAAACAGGATTTTTGCGCAAGCAAATCGAATCACTGGAGGCTAGGACGCTTATTATGCAAATCGATTGGTACGAGAGAGTGCGAGTGATAGCTTCCAACAGCGATCTCTTGCAGTTTTCATTCGCAAATACTAGCGGACCGAACACGAAAAATTCAAGATTTTTCTAGATTTTTCGGCTTTTCCATGCCGAGCAACTGTCCCAAAGCATCTGTCACAGAACTGTCATGCAGACAGCAAGCACAGTGGTCGATCTCGAACAAAATGCGAAAAAATCGATGTTCCTTCATTTTCTCGATGTGTTTGCTGTAAATGTGTGCGATGTTTTGTATCTTTGTgtgaaacacacaaacaaaataaaactgattttttgctctttgctctaatttttattcaatgttttcaatcaaatatgatgaaattaataatataatattgaCATACATATTAAATAGCTGTACCGCGTTCCAAATTCTGTTTGATCTCTGTCGTATGCTCCCCATAGAATCGTTCCAATTTCTTGTTGAACCGAGCGTTCTTTTCGTTAATATAATCAATGTCGGCATCATCATTGTGTGTACGTCTTCTAGAGAACTTTTTGCGCTTGGCTATCTGCCCTTCCAAGTCCTTTACCATGCTGTCGATTGCAGCCGGAGTGTCCTTGTGCAGGCCTTGCAGTATAACGTTCGGTCCACCGTAGAAAGCATCTCcgtatttttccttttgctcttCATACTTTGTCAAATCCCTGGCAGGCATCGCTTTTACCAACCGATTGTACTGTCGTGCTGTTTGTGCTTCATAGTCCGAAAAGCCCGGATCTGCGTTCCTCTTCTTCGCTTTTAGCT
The Anopheles moucheti chromosome 2, idAnoMoucSN_F20_07, whole genome shotgun sequence genome window above contains:
- the LOC128297827 gene encoding pre-mRNA-splicing factor Syf2: MSETATSSSKTFAEKHADRMARLKQLHTQRNEARASNHQEVIAEHERKKLPANWEARKRQAEWLIGDLKARTEAEEHGLDYNRVKMLNVSAAEADRIDKLKAKKRNADPGFSDYEAQTARQYNRLVKAMPARDLTKYEEQKEKYGDAFYGGPNVILQGLHKDTPAAIDSMVKDLEGQIAKRKKFSRRRTHNDDADIDYINEKNARFNKKLERFYGEHTTEIKQNLERGTAI
- the LOC128309735 gene encoding activator of 90 kDa heat shock protein ATPase homolog 1; translated protein: MAKWGEGDPRWIVEERPDATNVNNWHWTEKNATPWSKDKLKTLLDGFVISGSGLECTITKIDKLDGEATANNRKGKLIFFYEWNIVLLWKGQFNDEEVTGKVTIPNLSEENDVDEVELTVSLDSSNPASEKMKLFMYNVGREKLRKQLDTYIRELKADFAKGLILPKKDEVNGAETEPRKNDKETVFASGFNKKKIDFETVTSPKDTSKKVAGCKLDLKELRMTEKFQCRTIELFDALTREDMVTAFTRGHVKHELFEGGDFVYFGGNISGKFKEIVPNKKIVQTWRYKEWPSGHYSTVTIELEEEEDHTTLKLTQKMIPAAELERTGENWKRYYWNSIRSAFGFGSFLR